The following proteins are co-located in the Echinicola sp. 20G genome:
- a CDS encoding MBL fold metallo-hydrolase: MNQVSNSHRQTATFQWRIGEAKVTVINDGHFQTTFNYFTHSSENEIKEILYGSFRPSPPILTTNIFLIEMEDQSPILIDTGMGTIAGPEISGNLLHSLRSIEVSPESIGTILLTHLHGDHFYGLIDEKGNKSFPNADIWVSEKELSYWLDQNHSNVVDQQNAELIKMALKQYNKLKGTEEEEIIPGINPYSLPGHTPGHTGFLLRSKNEQLLFCADLLTIPSIQSASPTIGFATDVDYNLAVKTRIETLTMASEKRLLLAGAHFEFPSLHYVKIENKGFRLIPKQFFNFN, encoded by the coding sequence ATGAATCAGGTTTCAAATTCTCACCGCCAAACTGCAACATTTCAATGGAGAATTGGAGAGGCTAAAGTAACAGTAATCAATGATGGTCACTTTCAGACAACATTTAATTATTTCACCCATTCTTCAGAAAACGAAATTAAAGAAATCTTATATGGTTCCTTCAGGCCTTCCCCCCCTATATTGACGACAAATATTTTTCTTATCGAAATGGAAGATCAATCCCCTATTCTTATTGATACTGGCATGGGAACTATTGCAGGTCCAGAAATTTCTGGTAATCTCCTTCATTCTTTAAGATCAATTGAGGTTTCGCCCGAAAGCATTGGAACGATACTATTGACGCATCTTCACGGAGACCACTTCTACGGATTGATTGATGAAAAGGGCAATAAGTCTTTCCCAAATGCTGACATTTGGGTCTCAGAAAAGGAACTTTCTTATTGGCTAGACCAGAACCATTCAAATGTAGTTGATCAACAAAATGCTGAATTAATTAAAATGGCATTAAAACAATACAATAAGCTAAAGGGTACAGAAGAGGAAGAGATAATTCCTGGAATCAATCCTTATTCATTACCCGGCCACACACCTGGACACACAGGATTTCTACTGAGATCAAAAAATGAACAGCTCCTATTTTGTGCAGATTTATTAACTATTCCATCAATTCAATCTGCTTCTCCTACAATTGGCTTTGCAACAGATGTTGATTACAATTTGGCAGTAAAGACTAGAATAGAAACATTAACTATGGCATCTGAAAAACGACTTCTTTTGGCTGGAGCACATTTTGAATTCCCGAGTCTACATTATGTGAAAATAGAAAATAAAGGCTTTAGACTAATACCTAAACAGTTTTTCAATTTTAATTAA
- a CDS encoding helix-turn-helix domain-containing protein gives MSENGINSKNDFSLFEKIMNLSDDSMIMDETCILHQSVMLLSDKWTLLILLSLMQGDKRTSELLRQIEGISPKMLTQTLKKLLEANLINRKVFPVVPPKVEYSLTDTGRGLKVVLSTLYDWSVKRIGTT, from the coding sequence ATGAGTGAAAATGGAATAAACAGCAAAAATGATTTTTCATTATTTGAAAAAATTATGAATCTTTCTGATGATTCGATGATCATGGATGAAACTTGCATCCTTCATCAGTCGGTTATGCTATTGTCAGATAAATGGACCTTACTTATCTTACTTTCTTTGATGCAAGGTGACAAACGTACAAGTGAATTATTAAGGCAGATTGAAGGCATCTCTCCTAAAATGCTTACTCAGACATTAAAAAAGTTGTTGGAGGCTAATTTAATTAACCGTAAAGTTTTCCCAGTTGTACCACCAAAAGTAGAATATAGCCTGACTGATACTGGTAGGGGATTGAAGGTCGTTCTTTCTACCTTGTATGATTGGTCAGTTAAGCGAATTGGCACAACATAA
- a CDS encoding SDR family oxidoreductase, whose amino-acid sequence MAKTILITGASSGLGKQTSKLFHSKGWNVIATMRTPDKEQELSSLENLLVTALDVQNQYSIAEAVESGIEKFGKIDVLVNNAGYGLMGVFESATQKQILNQFEVNVFGMMAVTQAVLPHMRKNGEGVIVNISSFGGIIGLPFTSLYASSKFAVEGFSEALSHELVKFNILVKLIEPGGVHTNFRNGLELVNNKIESYNPLMAGFFERYGQPTAHLEKASPEDVAEAIYAASTDQKNLLRYLVGEDAFFYADLKSNCNDSDLLDTVRNYFIN is encoded by the coding sequence ATGGCAAAAACAATTTTAATTACAGGAGCATCATCGGGATTGGGTAAGCAAACCTCAAAACTATTTCATTCAAAAGGTTGGAATGTAATCGCAACAATGCGAACACCAGATAAGGAGCAAGAGCTCAGTAGCCTCGAAAACCTACTTGTCACAGCGCTGGATGTTCAAAATCAGTATTCAATAGCTGAAGCTGTTGAGTCCGGAATAGAAAAATTTGGGAAAATTGACGTGTTAGTCAATAATGCCGGATATGGGCTAATGGGGGTATTCGAGTCTGCAACACAAAAGCAAATACTAAATCAGTTTGAAGTAAATGTTTTTGGTATGATGGCTGTGACGCAAGCTGTACTTCCTCATATGCGTAAAAATGGGGAGGGTGTAATTGTCAATATTTCATCTTTTGGAGGAATAATTGGTCTACCTTTTACTAGTTTGTATGCCAGTTCCAAATTTGCGGTTGAGGGATTTTCTGAGGCTCTTTCACATGAATTAGTTAAATTCAATATCCTAGTCAAATTAATTGAACCAGGTGGCGTACACACCAATTTTAGAAATGGACTGGAGTTGGTAAATAATAAAATTGAGTCATACAATCCATTAATGGCTGGTTTTTTTGAAAGATATGGACAACCTACAGCTCACTTAGAAAAGGCAAGCCCCGAGGATGTTGCAGAAGCAATTTATGCTGCATCTACAGATCAAAAGAATCTATTGCGATATTTAGTTGGAGAAGATGCCTTTTTTTATGCGGACTTGAAATCAAATTGCAATGACAGCGATTTACTTGACACTGTTAGAAATTATTTCATTAATTAA
- a CDS encoding site-specific integrase has product MAKYKLYLRDKSKDGETPITLFVNYNGKRLKYPTGKSIHPKLWNDNTQQIRVVKTYPNAKSVNNTLSNIVMSAQKSFELLESQLHRIPTTEELKEQIDLELSRSNEEVDTERLPTFLELFDRFIEESKNGLRLTSSGKRFDKRSIQKYQTVQKSLVKFNKRYNLTFESIDKNFYSKYVDQLNRKETKLKDGKEIVTKPSFSLNNVGKYIQVIKTFLNYATENGYNSNLYYQSRQFKAYKVPGFSIYLNEEEIKKLYEKNLSKTPALERVRDLFIVGCWTGLRFSDFTSIKPENIEGNFLKITTFKTNEKVVIPIHYMVRDIMAKYEGKYPNSLPPAISNQKMNSYLKEIAKKLDCFKTSIDAESTKGGLRVTEKKHKWELITTHTARRSFATNVYKSGFPAISLMKITGHRTEKAFLLYIKVTPEENAKQLLEHWNKRAVKAI; this is encoded by the coding sequence ATGGCCAAATACAAGCTCTACTTACGTGACAAATCTAAAGATGGGGAAACTCCAATCACTCTTTTTGTCAACTACAATGGGAAACGTCTAAAATACCCCACTGGCAAATCCATTCATCCCAAACTATGGAATGATAATACGCAACAAATAAGGGTAGTCAAAACCTATCCAAATGCAAAATCTGTCAACAATACGCTATCCAATATTGTGATGTCAGCTCAAAAGTCATTTGAATTATTGGAAAGTCAGCTTCACAGAATCCCTACCACCGAAGAGCTCAAGGAGCAAATAGATTTAGAACTAAGTCGGAGTAATGAAGAAGTCGACACCGAACGCCTTCCAACGTTTTTAGAGCTTTTTGACCGATTTATTGAGGAATCGAAAAATGGCTTGCGGTTAACTTCTTCCGGGAAACGCTTTGATAAACGATCAATTCAGAAGTACCAAACTGTTCAAAAAAGCCTTGTCAAATTCAACAAACGATATAACCTAACATTTGAAAGTATTGACAAAAACTTTTACAGCAAGTATGTGGACCAGTTAAATAGGAAAGAGACTAAACTAAAAGATGGAAAAGAGATTGTTACCAAGCCTAGCTTCTCCTTAAATAACGTTGGCAAATATATTCAAGTTATCAAAACCTTTCTTAATTATGCGACTGAAAATGGATACAATTCAAACCTATACTATCAGTCTAGGCAATTCAAAGCATACAAAGTACCTGGTTTCAGCATATACCTCAATGAGGAGGAGATCAAGAAATTATACGAAAAAAATCTTAGTAAAACACCAGCCTTGGAACGTGTACGTGATCTGTTTATCGTAGGTTGTTGGACTGGTTTAAGATTTTCAGATTTCACAAGCATCAAACCTGAAAATATTGAAGGAAACTTTCTAAAAATTACCACCTTTAAGACGAATGAAAAAGTGGTAATCCCTATTCATTATATGGTTCGAGACATCATGGCCAAATACGAAGGAAAATATCCCAACAGCCTACCTCCTGCCATTAGTAATCAAAAAATGAATAGTTACCTGAAAGAAATTGCTAAAAAGCTTGATTGCTTTAAAACTTCCATAGATGCTGAATCCACTAAAGGAGGTCTTAGGGTTACCGAGAAAAAGCATAAATGGGAATTGATAACTACACATACAGCTAGAAGATCGTTTGCAACTAACGTCTACAAAAGTGGTTTTCCAGCGATTAGCTTAATGAAAATCACTGGTCATAGAACGGAAAAAGCTTTTTTACTTTATATTAAAGTCACTCCAGAGGAAAATGCCAAACAGCTTTTGGAGCATTGGAATAAACGTGCAGTTAAAGCAATTTAA